The nucleotide window GAGATGACAGGCTGAAAATTGTATGACTGGCCAGTTAAGAGTACCCCAGGGTGTGCGTACCTTGTGGGTGTCAGGGGTCCCTTCGGGGTGGAAGGCTGGGATGGGGTAAGCGGTTCTTGCTTAATCTGAgatttagagacagactgctggAACTCTATGTCAACTGCACTGGCTGGTGGGATCTGGCTAATTTTGGCGCTGATCCGTTGAGGTCCCTCTGTTTTTTGCCCTGAGTAACTTAGTACTACCACACCCTGTGATGTATTCACCCTGAGGCCAGGACTGGAGTCTGTGTTGTAGGGTGTGCTCTCAACTACAGACCATCCTCTGCTGTTCAAATCCTCTGCTGCATCCACTCCATGGTAACGATTGTTCTCGTTCATACTTGATCCGGATTTCTGTTTGGGTAAAGATAGGCCAGCATTACGGTTACTTAGGGAGATTCGAGGTGCTTCCTCAGTATCATAGGGCATTGGAATCCGGCTGATGACAGAGGTAGTAGGCGAAGAAATGACTGAATGCACTATCTTCTCTCCAAAGTTCTGATGGGTCTCAGTGAGCGGGGAAGGTTTTTGAAAAGTGGGATGTGGTATCAAAGGCGAGGTTCTGTCTTTAAGATGCTTGTGCCAAGCGGTCATTGTGTCAGACGAGTTCTCATTCTCTGACATGCGAATGTCTGCCAGCGTTGTCGTTAGGACTGTAGTAGGGATGGCATTGCTGTTTGATGCTGATACATATTTGGGCTCCATGAGGATCTTTCTTAGAGTGCTGGAGCTAGGGTCAATATCCGATGCCTTAGTATCAGGAGGCATGGGTGGATTTGCTGACTGGTTCCCAAGTGCAGTTACTGCTTGTGCAGAGGGGGTGACTACATTAACTTGAATTGCAGGAGTAGCATGAATTCTACTTTCTTCAGATCTGGGAAGCCAGTCTGGTGAAACAGGCATCGTGCCTGGGCGGGGTGGAGGGACATTCAATTGGGTTGGATATGGTTTGAGGGCAAGGGATGAAGAAAGAGCAGGGGATACTGCAGATAGCTGTAACTTTTTGAAATGAGGAGGACTCTTGGTGCTAGAGTGAAAGGCAGATTCTTCAGGTACGGGTTGTTCCACAGCAGGTTGTTCTGCCTCCTTAGGGGTGTCTACAGTCATGGTGCATGTGACATCCACTGTTGCTGTAGCAGTAGCTGCCTTAGAGTTGATGATTTCCATGTCTTTAGGAATGGACTCTGTTGGCTTGATAGGGGAGGTCTCAGCTTCTGGTACATCTTCAGTAGTCTCTCCCTTCCTGTTGATACAAGCCTTTCGTCCCCTGGACCTCTTTGGAGTCTTAGCTCTGACTGCTTTCCCTGTTTTCTTGGGTGTTTCTGGTGAAGGGGAATCATCTTGGACAGaggccccagagacagatgattCAGAGGCTTTAGCATCTGGCATCAAGGGCTTGACACTGGGAATCAGAACTCTCATCCCTGGGTCTGGGTCAATAATGTGTTTTTCTGGTTCCAAAACATCATCGGCAGAGGGTGAAACCAGTGGCTCTGGTGTAGGGACAAGTGCAGTGTAAGTGGGAGGAGCTGTGAACCCATCTGTATCAGTAGATATGTCTTCAGCAGTAATGGAATCAATGGCAGCAGCCAGTTCGGTTTCACTGGCAGGATTAGCAGACTTCTCCCCCTCCATTTCATCCTCTGGTTCTACAGTGACAGGGGGCAGTAGGGTACGTGGCTCTGCAGGTGGTTCCTTATAGGGTGGAATAGGTTTCTCAACTGAAAGTTTGGCAATATTCTCCACTGCCCGTTCCAGTTCCATCTGACGTGCCAAAAGAGCGGCTGCTGGGTCCACCGGTGGTTCAGGATCTAATAGAACGTCATTTTCCTCTGGGCTGAGCTCTGCTGCTTCTTTCAGATACTGAGTCCTTGTTTCTTCTTTATCTAGTATTCCTGGTTTGGCCTTTTTAACAGTGGTCTCAAAAGATTCAGACTCATCCTCCCCAGAGCAAAGCAACCCTTTCACATCATCTAAGCTTACACGAATCTCAAAGTTTCTCAAGCAATGCAATTTATCCTCTGTCACCAATTTGGCATTTTGTGTCAACCTTGGTGCTTTTACTTTCCCACTCTTTTCAGATTGTTGTCTTTTCTCTACATGGGTAGATTCTATCCTCTCAATGTCCCCTTCAGATAACTTTTTTGCAATTTGATCAGTTAGATCTTTGTCTGTTTTGTCTTTCTGTGTTGGCAAGCATTGCTTTGCTTCCTCTAATAATGTCCCTGCTTCTTCAGACTCATCTTTTATTTTGGGCTCAGGCTCTTCAGTATTATCACCCGACTTCTCTCCTGTTGATGTTGCACTCTCAGATTGTTTGTCTACTCTACTTGCTCTCCTGCCAACAGAGGTTCCAGTAGGTGAAGACACTTGAGCGGTCTGCACTTTCTGCATACGGGGTGAATGCCACCCCTCAGACATTCTTAAACCCTCTCCAGTGTTCACAGGCTCTTTGATATCAATGTCTTCCTTTGTTGCTTTCTGTGAGTCTCCTTTCACTGGTGACACATCTTCCCCTTGCCTGCGTGACTTGGATGGGCGACCTCGCCTTGTGTTAGTAGATGTGTTCAATGTGTCCTGCTGCAGCTGCTGCACTGGTTCTTTGTCAACACCACGTTTACGTGTGGCGCGGGAATACTCCACCACCTCTTTACCTGGTGGCTGGGCCTCCCCTTCAGATGGTGTGGCATAAACAGACCGAACATTTTGGCGTCTAGTCCTTCCGGGGAATAGGCTTGATTCATTCTCAGGGTCAAGGGCATGAACTGGTGACTTGGCTGTGGTTATAGGCTCTGATGATATTTCTCCTTGTGGAGATGAAGACCTTTTCAGCTTCTCTCTGTCAATTCGCTCACTCTTTCGAGTAACTGGTTTCTCAGAGACAACTGTTTCGGGAGGCTTCAGGATTTGTGTTACGGACACATTTGGCTTAGCCCTTTTACTCTTGGGTTGTTTGCGAATTGGCTTTGCTGGTTTCAGTTCAGCCTCTGAAACTGGCATGTGAACCTCATGGGAAGCTTCAGATTTCTGAGGTGTGTCAAAGTCCTTAGAACCTGGTTTCTCTGGTTGGACCTCCATTTTTACCATGTTCATATTCTCTTCAATCTTGGGGGAAGCAGAACAGGGGAATTTGGCAGCCTCTGCATCAAAACAACTTAATGAGGCACCAGGAGTGGAAAGCTTTTTATCAAAGAAAGACGCATGATCCACTGTAATATTGCATTCAGTTGTAACTTTGGGTTCACATAATTCCTCTCTAGGTTCAACTTTAACCTCAGCCTCTGAAAGGACAGACCGTAGGGGTGTGATTACAATCGAGGATGGTGGTTGGATCTCTACTATTGGAGGAGATTGGGATAGGGACAAATCACGATTATGTTCCACTTTTTCCTCTTTAATCGGTGAGACAGTCTGTTCAGATGAGGAAGTTAAAACAGCCTCTTTCTCCTGCTGTGGCAATATCTCTCTGGGTGAAGGAAGAAACAGTGAAATTGGCAGGATGAGAGAAGGGCCGACTGATTTAATATCAGTCTTCTGCATGACCTCTGAAACCTTGGAAGACCCTTCTTGTTGTTCATTCTGAACTTCTTCTCCTTCACTCTTATCAACCACATCAACGCTTTCAATTTCTGGTGGAAAGTGGTCCCTTGAGGTCTCCTTCTGTTGTTGAAGCTCTAGAAAGCGGCTATGAAAAAGCACTATGGGCTCTTGAAGGTCCACTCCTCCTGGCTCAGGTTGTCCTTCGACAGAATCCTGTTTGGAAAGATGTCTACCAAATCCCGACTTAGGATCTGGATCTTTGCGCTCAAGATGTTGCAAACGCCGTGAATCTTGCTCAAAGATTGAACTATGAAGAAAACGAGAGGCAAACAGCTCCTGCCGTTGCTGATCCTCTGCTTTGGGGTCCTCCTTTTTGTCATCCAGTTTACCTTCAGAGTCAGTAcgaatcttcttcttcttcatgtACCAAGACGGGATAGGTCGTGGTGCAGACTCTGCCTTTTCTTTGTCTGATCTACTGCGAAGACTTGCAAAGCAAGAGTCTCTGTCAAGAAAGGACCAATTATCCTCCCTTGAGGAGGACAATGACTTGGCTCGCTCAAGAAGTGCTTTTGTGTCTGGAGTTATAGTCTTATCTAATGCAAAAGAATAGAACTTATTCTTCTCCAAGGAGCCTGAGAAATTCAGGTCTGTCAACCTTTCTTCACGTTCCctgaggatagaggacagtgaagtGTTGGGCTTAGGGGGGTGGTTTTTGTTCTCCCCATCATTATCTGAATCTGAATACACTTCTCCAGGCTCTAGTTCACGCACAAGACGTTTGCGAATGCTTTCAGGTTTCACAATGCTACTGGGGAAAGTCATGTCCATTCTGAGGAAGTCAGATTTGATTCCGCTCTCCCATCGTTGAAGTAGCTCCTCATCACACCCAAGCAATGTTGTCTTAGACTTAGGAAATTCTGTGTTCGGGGAACTGAGACTATTTGGTGTCATGTCCAAGCTGTATTTCAATGAATCTACATGCGAGTAGACTTTGTCCTCTTTTTCAGGAGAGTCTTTAGTCTCTTTATTGGTAACTGATTGTGATAACTGGGAAGCACACACTTCTTCATTTGAGGGAAAGTGACCAGAGCCAGAAAAGGCTGTGACACTCCGGCAAAGGTCTTCATTTAATTCCTGGGAAGACCTGTAGTGTTGTTCTCTCTTAGCACTTagcaaatcaaaatcaaaactaTCAGATTTCTTACGTTTGTTAGATGGAGAATCATGTGTGACATCTTGACGTGATTTTCCTACCTCATGCAACAGACTGCGACGTTCAAAGTCCTCTGTGTTGCTGCCTTGTGGGCTTTCAGTTTTATCTGATTTGTCAGGCTCTTCTAGCTTCTGCCAAAGCCGTTGGCTCTGTTTCATTTGTTTTTTGCAGCTCTGAGAGTGGTCAATGTCAGACGCAAGTCGTTCCTCAGTCTCCCCTCTGCTTTTGTATAGTCCTACACCCTGCTCGCCATTGACTTCTTGCGGCTGTACCTTGAATGCGTCTTGTTCAAGACTCCCATCAGAGATTTTCATGAGACTTGAACTCCTCCGGATATTTGATCCCCAAAACTCAATTTTCAGACAGGGTGGGTCTAATGGATCGGTTTCATCTTCTGTTGGCTCTCCAAGTCGTGACTGAAGTTCCAAACTGAGTCCAAGGCCCATTCCCATGGAGACAATATCAGACTCTTGTTTATCTTTAGGACTGAAAACAGTAACAAGTCTCTCAGATTTAGCCTTGCAATGCTCTTTCTTATGAACCCCTTTTTGCAATAGGCTCTTGTCACCCTCATTCTCCTCTGCCATTGCACTGTCGGCTGGCTTCCTGAGTCCCAATCTACcacactcttcctcttcctgactGGCCCTCTTCAGTCGATCGGTCTTCAGCATGGATTCTTCAAAACGCCTCTTTCGTGCAGCTAGACGGTCAACATCCACAGAGTTAGAACCATCAAACCCAGGGCCAGCTTTCATATGTATTTTGGCTTTCATTTTAACATCATTTTCTACAACTTCAACCAGTCTTGCCATGTTTTTGTCTTTGGGCACCTTTCTATGCTTGATTATATCTCCTTTTTGAGGCTTTATGTGAAAGGGAGGACTGTTCTGGTCACTTGAGGGTGATTCAAGACGAATACTGTCATTCCCACGTTTTTGTTTTTCTAGGACAGCATGACCAAGCGATTTTCCTTCCTTCTCCTTCACACGCGTTAGCTGCACCACACAAGGTGGTAGGTCTAGCTGTCCTTTGCCCGAGCCTTCTTTTTCCTTAGGAGGAAACTTGCTGACTTTGCTTCGAAGGCCTGGACTACCTTCTCTTTCAAGTTCAGGGTACGTCTCAGGCGATGGAATGCTGGGAGATAGCAACTTAAATTTCCTCAGCCTCAGTTTCTCGCCTTTCTCCTTTTCACCCTTCTCCTTGCACCCGGCCCGCCTTTCCTTTTCACCGCCAATACCACGTTCAACTTCAAAGGATCTCTCCTTCTCTGGCTTATCACTCTTATTATACTGGTCAGGGTGTTCCTTGTCAGGCTTGTCAAATCTTGGAGGTGAGGGTGAACTGCAGCTGCCACTTTGCTCTGAGGATCTACAGCAAATGCGGCGATCAGAGTCACTTGGTAGacgctcagagagagagggggacactgTAGGACTGACAGGGCGATTAGGGTGAGAAGGGCTCTGGCTGTGTTCAATTGTCCTCCGCCCATGGTCACGTTCACGGTCTGTTTCAAAGCGCTCCCTCTCACGCTCCCTCTGCAAGTAACTGTATTTGCGGATGTCCTGCTCATAGGGGTCTCTGTGATCTCTGTATTCACGCGGGTCATCAAAGTAATGTGGGTCATAGAAATCTCCCTGGTATGGGTCCCATTCAGTGTAGGACTCGCGGCTTCTGGCAGGTAACTTGCGACGGGGGTCTTCTATTAAGGCTCCTCCAGGTGTTCGCACATTGTTGTCAAAGAATGGCCGTTCAATTGCAATCTCATATTGCGGCCTGCGTTCAtcactgaaaaacacaaaaatataCTCAGGAACcaaaattattatattatttttcaATGGGGATCTGTGACAAAGGAAAACTAGAGCTAAATTATACAAACCTTCCTTCAGATAGGATTTCATAGAAGTCGCGAATGTCCTGCCCAGATGCCTGCATTGAGCGATAGAAAGCCATCTGACTTTCCTGATTGGCAAAGTCCACCTGCaaacaaaacacatggaaattgATAAGGCGGACAAAAATTATTGTTTGGACTATGGTCTTCAATCATCTGGCCTATTCCCCCAACCAACAGGCATTCTAGTTCAAAATATGTTTTTTCTGCTGACCTTAATTTTGTTGCCACCAATCTTCCAACCCTTGGTCTCTTTGACAGCGGCCTGTGCATATTCAATGTTTTTATACAGGATAAGGGCCATTCCTTTGGGTCTGTCAAATACAACCTgtggtgggaggggagagaagtATGACAAAATTTGGTAAAACTATATGATCTTCCTTTAGATAACATGTGGAATGAAATGAAATGTGTCATGAGAAAATGGCTTAAACAGGAAAAGCAGCAGGCTTACCTTGACAACATGTCCATAACGACAGAAATGACGAGTGAGATATTGCTCTGTGATGTTAGAGGCTAAACCATCCAACCAAACACAAGTTGTGGGCATGCTTTTTCCAAATCCCAGCTGTAAAAATAGGGATAAATAACATATCAACAATATTATCCTGTTGACAATACTCCTGTCACTACTATCAACAACTAAAATCTCAGTTGTACATTCAAAATAAGTGTTTTGTGTAAAATGTGAGTTGTAAAATGTGAGTTGCTGTCCTCACCTTTAGCCTATTGTTGCAGAGGTACTCTCCATCCATCTTCGTTATGGCCTTACAAACACTGCCAATGTCACAGTACTGTAGAAAGGCATACTGAGGGGCACCATTAACTTTCTTGATGTCAATATCCTATGTGAATGGAAAGAAAGGCAACACTAAATTTAGAGAGGCAGTGTTGAATTAGGCAATTCCTCCCTCACAAAATCTCCTTTGCAACATGCAGAATGTATTTTACATACCACTATCTCCCCAAAACGCTGAAAGATATTGAGCAGGTCATGGTAGCTGGTGGTCTTTTCCAGGTTGCCAATAAACAGAGTTCGTGTGGCTTTGGGGTGAAACTCGTCTATCCTCTCATCCAGAGGCCGGAACTCATTCTCGCTTTCAGTCTCTAAAAAGAGAAATTAATGTTTTCATAAAcctgtttaaataatgtttaaaaaGGTAGAGCCCAGAGATTTTCCTGGTCAGGTTAAGTGGTTAGGAAAAACTT belongs to Salvelinus alpinus chromosome 28, SLU_Salpinus.1, whole genome shotgun sequence and includes:
- the LOC139557347 gene encoding msx2-interacting protein-like isoform X2, with translation MVRETRHLWVGNLPENVREEKIIEHFKRYGRVESVKVLPKRGSEGGVAAFVDFVDIKSAQKAHNSINKMGDRDLRTDYNEPGTIPSAVRELENSLSLGSRGRDVSGFTRVAGDLVYGPPALLHSREGRYERRLDGTAESRDRAYDNSAYGHHERAGSSFDRQRHYDSDYYRDTRERMLNTGSGTASGGVGAGSAGVGGGVVGTCVSACGTGGGAGAVAGGSGGSSSVGVGYYRSHSRSPSHFDKPEPQYDTRAREPFILGSIVHRDLYQEERGRRGDRSYHDSRSRSPHSSHSRNLSPQRLASPASWPPRSHSGSGSRSRSSSSNSVSSTSSSTSGSDSSSSSSDDSPARSVQSAAVPAPSALALSAVDKDEPRKSFGVKVQNLPVRSTDTSLKDGLFHEFKKYGKVTSVQINGALEERYGLVFFRQQEDQEKALGASKGKLFFGMQIEVIIWNGPGASTTETESENEFRPLDERIDEFHPKATRTLFIGNLEKTTSYHDLLNIFQRFGEIVDIDIKKVNGAPQYAFLQYCDIGSVCKAITKMDGEYLCNNRLKLGFGKSMPTTCVWLDGLASNITEQYLTRHFCRYGHVVKVVFDRPKGMALILYKNIEYAQAAVKETKGWKIGGNKIKVDFANQESQMAFYRSMQASGQDIRDFYEILSEGSDERRPQYEIAIERPFFDNNVRTPGGALIEDPRRKLPARSRESYTEWDPYQGDFYDPHYFDDPREYRDHRDPYEQDIRKYSYLQRERERERFETDRERDHGRRTIEHSQSPSHPNRPVSPTVSPSLSERLPSDSDRRICCRSSEQSGSCSSPSPPRFDKPDKEHPDQYNKSDKPEKERSFEVERGIGGEKERRAGCKEKGEKEKGEKLRLRKFKLLSPSIPSPETYPELEREGSPGLRSKVSKFPPKEKEGSGKGQLDLPPCVVQLTRVKEKEGKSLGHAVLEKQKRGNDSIRLESPSSDQNSPPFHIKPQKGDIIKHRKVPKDKNMARLVEVVENDVKMKAKIHMKAGPGFDGSNSVDVDRLAARKRRFEESMLKTDRLKRASQEEEECGRLGLRKPADSAMAEENEGDKSLLQKGVHKKEHCKAKSERLVTVFSPKDKQESDIVSMGMGLGLSLELQSRLGEPTEDETDPLDPPCLKIEFWGSNIRRSSSLMKISDGSLEQDAFKVQPQEVNGEQGVGLYKSRGETEERLASDIDHSQSCKKQMKQSQRLWQKLEEPDKSDKTESPQGSNTEDFERRSLLHEVGKSRQDVTHDSPSNKRKKSDSFDFDLLSAKREQHYRSSQELNEDLCRSVTAFSGSGHFPSNEEVCASQLSQSVTNKETKDSPEKEDKVYSHVDSLKYSLDMTPNSLSSPNTEFPKSKTTLLGCDEELLQRWESGIKSDFLRMDMTFPSSIVKPESIRKRLVRELEPGEVYSDSDNDGENKNHPPKPNTSLSSILREREERLTDLNFSGSLEKNKFYSFALDKTITPDTKALLERAKSLSSSREDNWSFLDRDSCFASLRSRSDKEKAESAPRPIPSWYMKKKKIRTDSEGKLDDKKEDPKAEDQQRQELFASRFLHSSIFEQDSRRLQHLERKDPDPKSGFGRHLSKQDSVEGQPEPGGVDLQEPIVLFHSRFLELQQQKETSRDHFPPEIESVDVVDKSEGEEVQNEQQEGSSKVSEVMQKTDIKSVGPSLILPISLFLPSPREILPQQEKEAVLTSSSEQTVSPIKEEKVEHNRDLSLSQSPPIVEIQPPSSIVITPLRSVLSEAEVKVEPREELCEPKVTTECNITVDHASFFDKKLSTPGASLSCFDAEAAKFPCSASPKIEENMNMVKMEVQPEKPGSKDFDTPQKSEASHEVHMPVSEAELKPAKPIRKQPKSKRAKPNVSVTQILKPPETVVSEKPVTRKSERIDREKLKRSSSPQGEISSEPITTAKSPVHALDPENESSLFPGRTRRQNVRSVYATPSEGEAQPPGKEVVEYSRATRKRGVDKEPVQQLQQDTLNTSTNTRRGRPSKSRRQGEDVSPVKGDSQKATKEDIDIKEPVNTGEGLRMSEGWHSPRMQKVQTAQVSSPTGTSVGRRASRVDKQSESATSTGEKSGDNTEEPEPKIKDESEEAGTLLEEAKQCLPTQKDKTDKDLTDQIAKKLSEGDIERIESTHVEKRQQSEKSGKVKAPRLTQNAKLVTEDKLHCLRNFEIRVSLDDVKGLLCSGEDESESFETTVKKAKPGILDKEETRTQYLKEAAELSPEENDVLLDPEPPVDPAAALLARQMELERAVENIAKLSVEKPIPPYKEPPAEPRTLLPPVTVEPEDEMEGEKSANPASETELAAAIDSITAEDISTDTDGFTAPPTYTALVPTPEPLVSPSADDVLEPEKHIIDPDPGMRVLIPSVKPLMPDAKASESSVSGASVQDDSPSPETPKKTGKAVRAKTPKRSRGRKACINRKGETTEDVPEAETSPIKPTESIPKDMEIINSKAATATATVDVTCTMTVDTPKEAEQPAVEQPVPEESAFHSSTKSPPHFKKLQLSAVSPALSSSLALKPYPTQLNVPPPRPGTMPVSPDWLPRSEESRIHATPAIQVNVVTPSAQAVTALGNQSANPPMPPDTKASDIDPSSSTLRKILMEPKYVSASNSNAIPTTVLTTTLADIRMSENENSSDTMTAWHKHLKDRTSPLIPHPTFQKPSPLTETHQNFGEKIVHSVISSPTTSVISRIPMPYDTEEAPRISLSNRNAGLSLPKQKSGSSMNENNRYHGVDAAEDLNSRGWSVVESTPYNTDSSPGLRVNTSQGVVVLSYSGQKTEGPQRISAKISQIPPASAVDIEFQQSVSKSQIKQEPLTPSQPSTPKGPLTPTRYAHPGVLLTGQSYNFQPVISTIKQESPGSDKSESSYHTGLQGSTVMMIQPKMIQQPVTSPQVLMYKKGLGVESIPMLADMAKAHRTSNLSPIMNPHHPSLTGNRMSPSPSTPTDQSVPHLKQEPYSPRTTGHSPSPFAKVCPPSNSMSPHGSSMVLHPGMPEMSLYISSMHHPHPEQSVIMTPVSHSVTQSVSMGRLSHGEVRMNTPHLSGMNYGRRADFLPSSHTGPPQRSNIPAVIRDMVVQSHVGPTRGASDRSAEEDIRHYHQGLCRSSTPQLQSDVMMMQAEKQRGLHHAGLHLDQYSMASRDIRDIRDMRILMHHQLGEHTIAEGRQSRTPEAGATSITNISAASNSPLVGKGMTQMGKETPKPLEAKMSHPPHTESSRIMGVHSSVPVMVSPHHHPQGVQLIHPGGAGSFPVYRDMRDFHSQFSSHSSMGFNLASRGITPSQDADLSHRGKLSQSLSAGSLGGGCETKSDNSHLRHTTSMDLSHMPRIQRDTISPSYTSPMALSHKQELVLQKGPPVFMSSPPAAPLSSSSELRPEDKLGHSGYRSVDMVQLLTTYPIVWQGLLALKNDSVAVQLHFVSGNNVLTHHSLPPLEGGAPLRIAQRMRLEASQLEGVARRMMVENDYCLLLALPCGRDQEDVLSQTLLLKGGFITYLQKKQAAGIINVPNPGSNQPAYVVQIFPPCEFSERHLCRLAPDLLNSISSISPHLMIVIASV
- the LOC139557347 gene encoding msx2-interacting protein-like isoform X4 — encoded protein: MVRETRHLWVGNLPENVREEKIIEHFKRYGRVESVKVLPKRGSEGGVAAFVDFVDIKSAQKAHNSINKMGDRDLRTDYNEPGTIPSAVRELENSLSLGSRGRDVSGFTRVAGDLVYGPPALLHSREGRYERRLDGTAESRDRAYDNSAYGHHERAGSSFDRQRHYDSDYYRDTRERMLNTGSGTASGGVGAGSAGVGGGVVGTCVSACGTGGGAGAVAGGSGGSSSVGVGYYRSHSRSPSHFDKPEPQYDTRAREPFILGSIVHRDLYQEERGRRGDRSYHDSRSRSPHSSHSRNLSPQRLASPASWPPRSHSGSGSRSRSSSSNSVSSTSSSTSGSDSSSSSSDDSPARSVQSAAVPAPSALALSAVDKDEPRKSFGVKVQNLPVRSTDTSLKDGLFHEFKKYGKVTSVQINGALEERYGLVFFRQQEDQEKALGASKGKLFFGMQIEVIIWNGPETESENEFRPLDERIDEFHPKATRTLFIGNLEKTTSYHDLLNIFQRFGEIVDIDIKKVNGAPQYAFLQYCDIGSVCKAITKMDGEYLCNNRLKLGFGKSMPTTCVWLDGLASNITEQYLTRHFCRYGHVVKVVFDRPKGMALILYKNIEYAQAAVKETKGWKIGGNKIKVDFANQESQMAFYRSMQASGQDIRDFYEILSEGSDERRPQYEIAIERPFFDNNVRTPGGALIEDPRRKLPARSRESYTEWDPYQGDFYDPHYFDDPREYRDHRDPYEQDIRKYSYLQRERERERFETDRERDHGRRTIEHSQSPSHPNRPVSPTVSPSLSERLPSDSDRRICCRSSEQSGSCSSPSPPRFDKPDKEHPDQYNKSDKPEKERSFEVERGIGGEKERRAGCKEKGEKEKGEKLRLRKFKLLSPSIPSPETYPELEREGSPGLRSKVSKFPPKEKEGSGKGQLDLPPCVVQLTRVKEKEGKSLGHAVLEKQKRGNDSIRLESPSSDQNSPPFHIKPQKGDIIKHRKVPKDKNMARLVEVVENDVKMKAKIHMKAGPGFDGSNSVDVDRLAARKRRFEESMLKTDRLKRASQEEEECGRLGLRKPADSAMAEENEGDKSLLQKGVHKKEHCKAKSERLVTVFSPKDKQESDIVSMGMGLGLSLELQSRLGEPTEDETDPLDPPCLKIEFWGSNIRRSSSLMKISDGSLEQDAFKVQPQEVNGEQGVGLYKSRGETEERLASDIDHSQSCKKQMKQSQRLWQKLEEPDKSDKTESPQGSNTEDFERRSLLHEVGKSRQDVTHDSPSNKRKKSDSFDFDLLSAKREQHYRSSQELNEDLCRSVTAFSGSGHFPSNEEVCASQLSQSVTNKETKDSPEKEDKVYSHVDSLKYSLDMTPNSLSSPNTEFPKSKTTLLGCDEELLQRWESGIKSDFLRMDMTFPSSIVKPESIRKRLVRELEPGEVYSDSDNDGENKNHPPKPNTSLSSILREREERLTDLNFSGSLEKNKFYSFALDKTITPDTKALLERAKSLSSSREDNWSFLDRDSCFASLRSRSDKEKAESAPRPIPSWYMKKKKIRTDSEGKLDDKKEDPKAEDQQRQELFASRFLHSSIFEQDSRRLQHLERKDPDPKSGFGRHLSKQDSVEGQPEPGGVDLQEPIVLFHSRFLELQQQKETSRDHFPPEIESVDVVDKSEGEEVQNEQQEGSSKVSEVMQKTDIKSVGPSLILPISLFLPSPREILPQQEKEAVLTSSSEQTVSPIKEEKVEHNRDLSLSQSPPIVEIQPPSSIVITPLRSVLSEAEVKVEPREELCEPKVTTECNITVDHASFFDKKLSTPGASLSCFDAEAAKFPCSASPKIEENMNMVKMEVQPEKPGSKDFDTPQKSEASHEVHMPVSEAELKPAKPIRKQPKSKRAKPNVSVTQILKPPETVVSEKPVTRKSERIDREKLKRSSSPQGEISSEPITTAKSPVHALDPENESSLFPGRTRRQNVRSVYATPSEGEAQPPGKEVVEYSRATRKRGVDKEPVQQLQQDTLNTSTNTRRGRPSKSRRQGEDVSPVKGDSQKATKEDIDIKEPVNTGEGLRMSEGWHSPRMQKVQTAQVSSPTGTSVGRRASRVDKQSESATSTGEKSGDNTEEPEPKIKDESEEAGTLLEEAKQCLPTQKDKTDKDLTDQIAKKLSEGDIERIESTHVEKRQQSEKSGKVKAPRLTQNAKLVTEDKLHCLRNFEIRVSLDDVKGLLCSGEDESESFETTVKKAKPGILDKEETRTQYLKEAAELSPEENDVLLDPEPPVDPAAALLARQMELERAVENIAKLSVEKPIPPYKEPPAEPRTLLPPVTVEPEDEMEGEKSANPASETELAAAIDSITAEDISTDTDGFTAPPTYTALVPTPEPLVSPSADDVLEPEKHIIDPDPGMRVLIPSVKPLMPDAKASESSVSGASVQDDSPSPETPKKTGKAVRAKTPKRSRGRKACINRKGETTEDVPEAETSPIKPTESIPKDMEIINSKAATATATVDVTCTMTVDTPKEAEQPAVEQPVPEESAFHSSTKSPPHFKKLQLSAVSPALSSSLALKPYPTQLNVPPPRPGTMPVSPDWLPRSEESRIHATPAIQVNVVTPSAQAVTALGNQSANPPMPPDTKASDIDPSSSTLRKILMEPKYVSASNSNAIPTTVLTTTLADIRMSENENSSDTMTAWHKHLKDRTSPLIPHPTFQKPSPLTETHQNFGEKIVHSVISSPTTSVISRIPMPYDTEEAPRISLSNRNAGLSLPKQKSGSSMNENNRYHGVDAAEDLNSRGWSVVESTPYNTDSSPGLRVNTSQGVVVLSYSGQKTEGPQRISAKISQIPPASAVDIEFQQSVSKSQIKQEPLTPSQPSTPKGPLTPTRYAHPGVLLTGQSYNFQPVISTIKQESPGSDKSESSYHTGLQGSTVMMIQPKMIQQPVTSPQVLMYKKGLGVESIPMLADMAKAHRTSNLSPIMNPHHPSLTGNRMSPSPSTPTDQSVPHLKQEPYSPRTTGHSPSPFAKVCPPSNSMSPHGSSMVLHPGMPEMSLYISSMHHPHPEQSVIMTPVSHSVTQSVSMGRLSHGEVRMNTPHLSGMNYGRRADFLPSSHTGPPQRSNIPAVIRDMVVQSHVGPTRGASDRSAEEDIRHYHQGLCRSSTPQLQSDVMMMQAEKQRGLHHAGLHLDQYSMASRDIRDIRDMRILMHHQLGEHTIAEGRQSRTPEAGATSITNISAASNSPLVGKGMTQMGKETPKPLEAKMSHPPHTESSRIMGVHSSVPVMVSPHHHPQGVQLIHPGGAGSFPVYRDMRDFHSQFSSHSSMGFNLASRGITPSQDADLSHRGKLSQSLSAGSLGGGCETKSDNSHLRHTTSMDLSHMPRIQRDTISPSYTSPMALSHKQELVLQKGPPVFMSSPPAAPLSSSSELRPEDKLGHSGYRSVDMVQLLTTYPIVWQGLLALKNDSVAVQLHFVSGNNVLTHHSLPPLEGGAPLRIAQRMRLEASQLEGVARRMMVENDYCLLLALPCGRDQEDVLSQTLLLKGGFITYLQKKQAAGIINVPNPGSNQPAYVVQIFPPCEFSERHLCRLAPDLLNSISSISPHLMIVIASV